The Mycobacterium seoulense genome has a window encoding:
- a CDS encoding SDR family NAD(P)-dependent oxidoreductase — protein MAIDPSDILLTGRVAVVTGGGAGIGRGVAAGMAAFGASVAIWERDPQTCAQAAESIGALGIVADVRDSGQVDDALQRTTGELGTPTILVNNAGGVFSSPLLETSENGWDALYRANLRHVLLCTQRVARQMVSAGIGGSIVSVTSIEGVRAAPGYAAYAAAKAGVINYTQTAALELAPHAIRVNAIAPDITLTEGLAQLGGDAALTGIGHVVPLGRPGHVDEIASVAVFLASNMSAYLTGQTLHVDGGTHAASGWYHDPKTGEYRLGPSD, from the coding sequence ATGGCGATCGATCCCTCCGACATCCTGCTCACCGGTCGCGTGGCGGTGGTGACCGGTGGGGGAGCGGGCATCGGCCGCGGCGTCGCCGCCGGAATGGCCGCCTTCGGCGCGTCGGTGGCGATCTGGGAGCGCGACCCGCAGACCTGCGCGCAGGCCGCGGAATCCATTGGCGCCCTGGGCATCGTCGCCGATGTGCGGGACAGCGGCCAGGTCGACGACGCGCTGCAGCGCACTACCGGCGAACTCGGCACCCCGACGATACTGGTCAACAACGCCGGAGGGGTGTTTTCCTCACCGCTGCTGGAAACCAGTGAGAACGGTTGGGATGCGCTCTATCGGGCCAATCTGCGCCACGTGCTGCTGTGCACCCAGCGCGTCGCGAGGCAGATGGTGTCGGCCGGCATCGGCGGCAGCATCGTCTCGGTGACCTCGATCGAGGGCGTGCGCGCGGCGCCGGGCTACGCCGCGTACGCGGCGGCCAAGGCGGGAGTCATCAACTACACCCAGACCGCCGCGCTGGAACTGGCGCCGCACGCCATCCGGGTCAACGCGATCGCCCCCGACATCACGCTCACCGAAGGGCTGGCGCAACTGGGCGGCGACGCCGCGCTGACCGGGATCGGTCACGTGGTGCCGCTGGGACGTCCTGGTCACGTCGACGAAATCGCCAGCGTCGCAGTCTTTCTGGCATCCAACATGTCGGCGTACCTGACTGGGCAGACGCTGCACGTCGACGGCGGCACCCACGCGGCGAGCGGTTGGTATCACGACCCGAAAACGGGCGAATACCGGCTCGGCCCGTCCGACTAG
- a CDS encoding amidohydrolase family protein, with protein MVFSADNHISLADDIFYQRFPDDLKDKAPRIWYEDGAYQVGRKGQSFLPGDFSAVLMQYDDLPGAASTNIEARIQELHDDGVDKELAFPNAILALFHYPDKNLRELAFRIYNEYIAELQERSNGHFYGAGLINWWEPQGTRKTLEELKSLGLKTFLLPLNPGKDDEGNPIDYSSTSMNAVWDEIEAAGLPITHHIGETPPKSPTEFNSVVVGMMINIDGFRETFAKYIFGGILDRHPALRLGWFEGGIAWVPWALQDAEHLVASYQHMFNRPLEHDVRYYWDTHMSASFMVDPLGLQLIDKIGVDKVMWSSDYPHNESTYGYSEKSLAAVVDAVGPADAAKIVSGNVTKFLGL; from the coding sequence GTGGTGTTCTCCGCCGACAACCACATCTCGCTGGCGGACGACATTTTCTACCAACGCTTTCCGGATGACCTCAAAGACAAGGCGCCGCGGATCTGGTACGAGGACGGCGCCTACCAGGTCGGCCGCAAGGGCCAATCGTTCCTGCCGGGGGACTTCAGCGCGGTCCTGATGCAGTACGACGACCTGCCCGGCGCGGCGAGCACCAACATCGAGGCCCGCATTCAGGAACTGCATGACGACGGCGTCGATAAAGAATTGGCTTTCCCCAATGCGATTTTGGCGCTGTTCCACTACCCGGACAAGAACCTGCGCGAGCTGGCCTTCCGCATCTACAACGAATACATCGCGGAACTCCAGGAACGCTCGAACGGTCATTTCTACGGCGCCGGGCTGATCAACTGGTGGGAGCCGCAGGGCACCAGGAAAACGCTCGAAGAGCTGAAATCGTTGGGGCTCAAGACGTTCCTCCTACCGCTGAATCCCGGCAAGGACGATGAGGGTAACCCGATCGACTATTCGAGCACGTCGATGAATGCCGTCTGGGACGAGATCGAGGCCGCAGGACTTCCGATCACCCACCACATCGGGGAGACCCCCCCGAAAAGCCCGACTGAGTTCAACAGCGTGGTGGTCGGCATGATGATCAACATCGACGGGTTCCGGGAAACGTTCGCCAAGTACATCTTCGGCGGCATCCTTGATCGGCACCCGGCGCTGCGCCTCGGCTGGTTCGAGGGCGGCATCGCCTGGGTGCCGTGGGCGCTGCAGGACGCCGAGCACCTGGTCGCCTCCTACCAGCACATGTTCAACCGGCCGCTAGAGCACGACGTGCGGTACTACTGGGACACCCACATGAGCGCGTCGTTCATGGTCGACCCGCTCGGCCTGCAGTTGATCGACAAGATCGGGGTGGACAAGGTCATGTGGTCCAGTGATTACCCGCACAACGAAAGCACCTACGGCTACTCGGAAAAGTCACTCGCCGCCGTCGTCGACGCGGTCGGTCCCGCGGACGCCGCGAAAATCGTGAGCGGCAACGTCACGAAGTTCCTGGGCCTGTAG
- a CDS encoding CaiB/BaiF CoA transferase family protein, with protein MAESTVEPPLAGYTVVDLSTGIAGAYCTKLLADGGADVIKVEPPEGDPLRSWSASGTVIAPGSDGALFTFLAGSKRSVVADRRIDDDMDLVDRLLAAANAVVWSGGSEVGERPDFAPATMHRRHPHLTVMSITPFGLHGPWRDRPASEFTLQAWSGGIVGLGRGQADRAPVFVGGQAGEYLAGVYASAAMLASRYGHNGDGQGELLDLSMLETQILSLTYYPVTYFEMLGRPWRDARRVTVPGVARAKDGLVDVGCGTAQQWFDLCAMIGHPEWIDEDSSLTITERATIKADEIYAWFESNTVDEIRDLATAFRIPNAPVANGANIASLDHFRERGSLVRNPGGGFQQPGHPYRMTPARLRPPQRAPRLGEHTERYRTAELVPRPTATGPANRLPLDGVRVLDMTTFWAGPCCTHFLAMLGAEVIHVESTRRPDGTRLIAGVPVTEDQWWEKSPIFAALNTNKKGLTLDLQSPRGRELLRRLIATCDVLVENFTPRVLDQMGLDFAAVQAIKPDVVLVRMPGFGLDGPWRDNPAFAYVIEAASGLTWLTGYADRTPYDPYSIGDPNAGMHAVNALLLALEHRRRTGQGVFVEAAMVDAALSIAAEQIIEYSAYGTLLERAGNRGPTAAPQNLYRSAGIDEFGRTDCWVAIAVSTDEQWRALCAAIGSPSWATDPKLATATGRTEHHDAIDERLAAWCARRGGEQIVATLWDAGVPVAKVMQPHRQTELEQLAFRGFFEEVDHPVNGPARLSTVPMRMSTGPSKFHTRHAPLLGQHNDELLATLGLSASEIADLEAEGVIGRAPAM; from the coding sequence GTGGCGGAGTCGACCGTCGAACCGCCCCTGGCCGGCTACACCGTAGTCGACCTGTCCACCGGAATCGCGGGTGCCTACTGCACCAAGTTGCTGGCCGACGGCGGGGCGGACGTCATCAAAGTCGAGCCGCCCGAAGGCGATCCCTTGCGTTCCTGGTCGGCCTCGGGCACCGTCATAGCGCCCGGCAGTGACGGGGCGTTGTTCACTTTTCTGGCCGGGTCGAAACGCAGCGTCGTCGCGGATCGCCGCATCGATGACGATATGGACCTGGTCGACCGGCTGCTGGCGGCCGCCAATGCGGTGGTGTGGTCCGGCGGTTCGGAAGTCGGTGAGCGCCCGGACTTCGCGCCCGCGACGATGCACCGCCGTCATCCGCATCTCACCGTCATGTCGATCACGCCCTTCGGGCTTCACGGTCCCTGGCGCGACCGCCCGGCCTCCGAATTCACGTTGCAGGCGTGGTCCGGCGGGATCGTCGGCCTCGGACGTGGCCAGGCCGACCGCGCGCCGGTATTCGTGGGCGGCCAAGCCGGCGAGTACCTGGCCGGGGTCTACGCGAGCGCGGCCATGCTGGCATCGCGATACGGCCACAACGGCGATGGCCAGGGCGAACTGCTGGACCTGTCGATGCTGGAAACACAGATCCTGTCGCTGACCTACTATCCGGTCACCTATTTCGAGATGCTGGGGCGCCCCTGGCGGGACGCGCGCCGCGTCACGGTGCCAGGGGTGGCGCGCGCCAAGGATGGACTGGTCGATGTCGGCTGCGGGACCGCGCAACAGTGGTTCGACCTGTGCGCGATGATCGGCCACCCGGAATGGATCGACGAGGATTCATCGCTCACGATCACCGAACGGGCCACCATCAAGGCCGACGAGATCTACGCGTGGTTCGAAAGCAACACGGTTGACGAGATCCGCGACCTCGCCACGGCATTCCGGATCCCCAACGCCCCGGTGGCCAACGGCGCCAACATCGCATCGCTGGACCACTTCCGCGAGCGCGGTTCGTTGGTTCGCAACCCGGGCGGCGGGTTCCAGCAGCCCGGCCACCCCTACCGGATGACACCCGCGCGGCTCCGACCGCCGCAACGGGCGCCGCGGCTCGGAGAGCACACCGAGCGCTACCGCACCGCAGAGCTCGTCCCGCGGCCAACCGCTACCGGGCCCGCAAATCGATTGCCGCTCGATGGGGTTCGCGTGCTGGACATGACAACGTTCTGGGCGGGCCCCTGCTGCACCCACTTCCTGGCGATGCTGGGTGCAGAGGTCATCCACGTCGAATCCACCCGCCGTCCCGACGGGACGCGGCTCATCGCCGGCGTGCCCGTCACCGAAGACCAGTGGTGGGAGAAGTCCCCGATCTTCGCGGCGCTCAACACCAACAAGAAGGGCCTGACGCTGGACCTGCAGAGCCCGCGCGGCCGGGAGCTCCTGCGCCGGCTCATCGCGACTTGCGACGTGCTCGTGGAGAACTTCACACCGCGGGTGCTCGACCAGATGGGATTGGATTTCGCTGCGGTGCAAGCCATCAAGCCCGACGTCGTGCTGGTGCGAATGCCCGGCTTCGGCCTCGACGGCCCTTGGCGCGACAACCCGGCGTTCGCCTACGTCATCGAGGCCGCGTCCGGACTGACGTGGCTGACCGGATACGCCGACCGCACGCCGTATGACCCCTACTCGATCGGTGACCCCAACGCGGGCATGCACGCCGTCAATGCGTTGCTGCTGGCGCTGGAGCACCGGCGTCGCACCGGCCAGGGCGTCTTCGTCGAAGCGGCGATGGTCGACGCCGCGCTCAGCATCGCCGCCGAACAGATCATCGAGTACTCCGCGTACGGGACGCTGCTGGAGCGCGCGGGCAACCGGGGTCCCACGGCGGCGCCGCAAAACCTCTACCGCAGCGCCGGCATCGACGAGTTCGGCCGGACCGACTGCTGGGTCGCGATAGCCGTGAGCACCGACGAGCAGTGGCGTGCTCTATGTGCGGCGATCGGATCGCCCTCGTGGGCAACGGATCCCAAGCTGGCCACCGCGACCGGTAGAACCGAACACCACGACGCCATCGACGAACGGTTGGCCGCATGGTGCGCGCGGCGCGGCGGCGAGCAGATAGTCGCAACGCTGTGGGACGCCGGCGTCCCGGTGGCCAAGGTGATGCAACCGCACCGCCAGACGGAATTGGAACAACTGGCGTTCCGCGGCTTCTTCGAGGAAGTCGACCACCCGGTGAACGGTCCCGCTAGGCTCAGCACCGTGCCGATGAGAATGTCCACCGGGCCGTCGAAGTTCCACACCCGACACGCGCCGCTGCTGGGCCAGCACAACGACGAGTTGCTGGCCACGCTCGGGCTGAGCGCCTCCGAAATCGCCGACCTGGAAGCCGAAGGCGTCATCGGCCGCGCGCCGGCGATGTGA
- a CDS encoding M24 family metallopeptidase produces the protein MTTFAQAGAGTSSLVIPETPDLGRMRRETGTRLRAAMAERGVDAMILLGNSAVVYATGTSWPLGDAGLSYVERPVAVVLAGDESPHLFLPFREGAAQESGLPADHVHGPVYLEFDEGVQDFARLLAELIPAEAVIAVDECTGAMSRAAKSLFPKGGPVDAAAVVSAAKAVKTPDELSCMRTAIRITDEAMVEVQKRLAPGIRQVDLSASFLRRAFELGATASMLEPIWQVMPQTKADGVWTTHGDLALPLLSTERELAEGDVLWTDVSITYHGYCSDFGRTWIVGRDPSPRQRAQFDKWFEIMSAVLGVAKAGATAADLGRAATNANGGSKPWLPHFYLGHGIGVNAAEMPMIGTDLGQDFDENFVLQAGMVLVLEPVVWEDGTGGYRSEEVLVITEEGWIRLTDYPYDPYGSHVS, from the coding sequence ATGACAACGTTCGCGCAAGCGGGCGCGGGCACCAGCAGCCTGGTGATCCCCGAGACGCCCGACCTGGGGCGCATGCGCCGGGAGACCGGTACGCGGCTGCGTGCGGCGATGGCCGAACGCGGCGTCGACGCAATGATCCTGCTGGGCAACAGCGCGGTGGTCTATGCCACCGGCACCAGTTGGCCGTTGGGTGATGCGGGTCTGTCCTACGTGGAGCGGCCGGTGGCCGTGGTGCTCGCCGGAGACGAGTCGCCGCATTTGTTCCTGCCGTTTCGCGAGGGCGCCGCCCAGGAGTCGGGCCTGCCCGCCGATCATGTGCACGGGCCGGTGTATCTCGAGTTCGACGAGGGCGTACAAGATTTCGCGCGCCTGCTGGCGGAGCTCATTCCGGCCGAGGCGGTGATCGCGGTCGACGAGTGCACCGGCGCCATGTCGCGCGCCGCAAAGTCGTTGTTCCCCAAGGGTGGGCCCGTCGACGCTGCGGCCGTGGTCAGCGCCGCCAAGGCGGTCAAGACACCGGACGAACTATCGTGCATGCGCACCGCGATCCGGATCACCGACGAGGCTATGGTCGAGGTCCAGAAGCGGTTGGCCCCGGGGATCCGTCAGGTCGACCTGTCCGCAAGCTTTTTGCGGCGCGCGTTCGAGTTGGGTGCCACGGCCAGCATGCTCGAGCCGATCTGGCAGGTGATGCCGCAGACCAAGGCCGACGGTGTGTGGACCACGCACGGCGACCTGGCGTTGCCCCTGCTGAGCACCGAGCGCGAACTGGCCGAAGGCGACGTGCTGTGGACCGACGTCAGCATCACCTACCACGGTTACTGCTCGGATTTCGGACGCACCTGGATCGTCGGCCGGGATCCGTCGCCGCGTCAGCGGGCGCAGTTCGACAAATGGTTCGAGATCATGTCCGCCGTCCTGGGCGTCGCCAAGGCCGGCGCCACGGCCGCCGACCTGGGGCGGGCCGCCACCAACGCCAACGGCGGCAGCAAGCCCTGGCTGCCGCACTTCTACCTGGGCCATGGCATCGGCGTGAACGCGGCCGAAATGCCCATGATCGGAACAGATCTGGGCCAGGACTTCGACGAGAACTTCGTTCTCCAAGCCGGCATGGTCTTGGTCTTGGAGCCCGTGGTGTGGGAGGACGGCACCGGCGGCTACCGGAGCGAGGAAGTCCTGGTGATCACCGAGGAAGGCTGGATCCGATTGACCGACTACCCCTATGACCCCTATGGCTCCCATGTCAGTTGA
- a CDS encoding enoyl-CoA hydratase/isomerase family protein — translation MSGKSGPPAEEIIRYHKDPKTRIATITFDRPGQLNAPTIGARLRYADLLHRASIDDEVKVLVVRGAGEDLGSGADLTEEMAAQNSADQHDRLAEYRIGDEDVSFPPEGSFRHGATLGQWYANPNSGIRGLQDFKKISILEAKGYCYGWHFYQAADADLVISSDDALFGHPSFRYYGWGPRMWWWAQTMGIRKFQEMVFTGRAFTAAEMYDCNFLNSVVPREELEAEVDRYALACARNRPTDTVFMQKVFFEIMKQFQGEYLGSMLSGFFESLGGRVRLDGPDDFTLGDAVERGLGKAVKHNDDRFPPEWRLSKKARKSGGTKKEPSRKRKR, via the coding sequence ATGTCCGGCAAGTCCGGTCCGCCGGCTGAGGAGATCATCAGGTACCACAAGGACCCGAAGACCCGCATCGCCACCATCACCTTCGATCGGCCCGGGCAACTCAACGCTCCCACCATCGGCGCGCGGCTGCGCTACGCCGACCTGTTGCACCGGGCCTCCATTGACGACGAGGTCAAGGTGCTGGTGGTCCGCGGGGCCGGTGAGGACCTGGGTTCCGGTGCGGATCTCACCGAGGAAATGGCGGCGCAGAACTCGGCGGATCAGCATGACCGCCTCGCCGAGTACCGGATCGGCGACGAGGACGTCAGCTTTCCCCCCGAGGGATCATTTCGCCATGGCGCCACCCTGGGCCAGTGGTATGCCAACCCGAACTCGGGGATACGGGGCCTGCAGGACTTCAAGAAGATCAGCATCCTGGAGGCCAAGGGCTACTGCTACGGCTGGCATTTCTACCAGGCGGCCGACGCGGATCTGGTGATCTCCAGCGACGACGCGCTCTTCGGGCACCCGTCGTTCCGCTACTACGGCTGGGGTCCGCGGATGTGGTGGTGGGCACAGACGATGGGCATCCGGAAGTTTCAGGAAATGGTGTTCACCGGAAGGGCTTTCACCGCGGCGGAGATGTACGACTGCAACTTCCTCAACAGTGTGGTGCCCAGGGAAGAACTCGAAGCGGAGGTGGACAGGTACGCGCTGGCCTGCGCACGAAACCGTCCCACCGACACGGTGTTCATGCAGAAGGTGTTCTTCGAGATCATGAAACAGTTCCAGGGCGAGTACCTGGGCAGCATGCTGAGCGGGTTCTTCGAGTCGCTGGGCGGCCGCGTCCGGCTCGACGGGCCCGACGATTTCACCCTCGGCGATGCCGTCGAACGGGGTCTGGGTAAAGCCGTGAAACACAACGACGACCGGTTTCCCCCGGAATGGCGCCTGAGCAAGAAGGCGCGCAAGAGCGGGGGAACCAAGAAGGAGCCCAGTCGGAAGCGGAAGCGCTAG
- a CDS encoding M24 family metallopeptidase codes for MSVEVCPDDRALRSGRRHRVLDQMAAHDLDVLVLGRQANVRYVTGAPQLWVAGTRPFGPTCVLVRATGAIHLLSTWDEGVPDDIPHENLYGISWNPMNTMSALQRIDGAATARRVGTDAISPVFAQLLPTAFPHAELVDGELAMRAARRIKTAEEVVALRDAISVAEKGLAAAVSELRPGVSEQALAGALLEAVAAGGVSTPSNQDVAWVTSPDHPWRRADGEGRVKDGDLVAFSAGVLAGGYVGEVGRTWPAGESRGAAALYRRWERLWDKLLAACRPGAGAGELLGAYQAAGEAAPPMPVARGLGMGFDPPVISKHLPATAAQERLEPGMVLAVTGYVWEQGIGAVFGREAVLISADGPEVLTSSPFWHE; via the coding sequence ATGTCAGTTGAAGTTTGCCCTGACGACCGCGCGCTGCGCTCGGGCCGCCGTCATCGGGTGCTGGATCAGATGGCGGCGCACGACCTCGACGTCCTGGTCCTCGGCCGCCAAGCCAACGTCCGCTACGTCACGGGCGCACCGCAATTGTGGGTCGCCGGCACTCGGCCGTTCGGTCCGACGTGTGTGCTCGTGCGCGCCACCGGCGCTATTCACCTGCTCAGCACGTGGGATGAAGGTGTCCCCGACGACATTCCACACGAGAACCTCTACGGCATCTCGTGGAATCCCATGAACACCATGTCGGCGCTGCAGCGCATCGACGGCGCCGCGACCGCCCGCCGCGTCGGAACCGATGCGATATCACCGGTTTTCGCCCAGCTGCTACCGACAGCGTTCCCCCATGCGGAACTCGTGGACGGCGAACTGGCGATGCGCGCCGCACGGCGCATCAAAACGGCCGAAGAAGTGGTGGCGTTGCGCGACGCGATCTCGGTGGCCGAAAAGGGTTTGGCCGCCGCCGTGTCCGAATTGCGGCCCGGAGTGAGCGAGCAGGCGCTGGCCGGTGCCCTGCTGGAGGCCGTCGCCGCCGGCGGGGTGAGCACCCCGTCGAACCAGGATGTGGCGTGGGTGACCTCACCCGATCATCCGTGGCGGCGGGCGGATGGTGAGGGACGGGTGAAAGACGGCGATCTGGTCGCGTTCTCGGCCGGGGTGCTCGCCGGTGGCTACGTCGGTGAGGTCGGGCGCACCTGGCCGGCGGGCGAGTCGCGCGGCGCGGCCGCCCTGTATCGCCGCTGGGAACGACTGTGGGACAAGCTGCTAGCCGCGTGCCGGCCCGGGGCGGGGGCCGGCGAATTGCTGGGTGCCTACCAGGCCGCGGGGGAAGCGGCGCCGCCGATGCCGGTGGCCCGCGGCCTGGGCATGGGCTTCGACCCGCCCGTGATCTCCAAGCATCTGCCCGCGACCGCGGCACAGGAACGGTTGGAGCCGGGCATGGTGCTGGCGGTCACCGGCTACGTCTGGGAGCAGGGTATCGGCGCCGTCTTCGGACGCGAAGCCGTGTTGATCTCCGCCGATGGACCCGAGGTGCTGACCTCCAGCCCCTTCTGGCACGAATAG